The Shewanella mangrovisoli genome has a window encoding:
- the ppsA gene encoding phosphoenolpyruvate synthase yields MQQYVLWYQELGMGDVNLVGGKNASLGEMISNLANAGVQVPGGFATTSYAFNEFLEQSGVNQKIYDILATLDVDDVNALAQVGAQIRQWVIDTPFQPALEQAIREAYDKLAAETSDASFAVRSSATAEDMPDASFAGQQETFLNVKGFDSVLVAIKHVFASLFNDRAISYRVHQGYEHHGVALSAGVQRMVRSDKAASGVMFTMDTESGNNDVVFITSSFGLGEMVVQGAVNPDEFYVHKPILTQGHKAVVRRNIGSKLIQMVYSDDASHGKQVKIEDVAAEKRRQFSINDAEVMELAKQAMVIEKHYGRPMDIEWAKDGNDGKLYIVQARPETVRSREDVQLIERYHLKSRGAVISEGRAIGHKVGSGVAKVLTSIADMDQIQPGDVLVTDMTDPDWEPIMKRASAIVTNRGGRTCHAAIIARELGVPAVVGCGDVTDRIKNGQLVTVSCAEGDTGYIYEGKQEFEVVSNRVDALPALPMKIMMNVGNPDRAFDFARLPNEGVGLARLEFIINRMIGIHPKALLEFNQQDAALQEEINEMIAGYDSPVEFYIARLVEGIASIGSAFYPKKVIVRMSDFKSNEYANLVGGDRYEPEEENPMLGFRGASRYISESFRDCFALECEAIKRVRNEMGLKNVEVMIPFVRTVKEAEQVIELLKEQGLERGKDGLRVIMMCEVPSNALLADQFLEHFDGFSIGSNDLTQLSLGLDRDSGIISHLFDERNEAVKILLSMAIKAAKAKGAYIGICGQGPSDHADFAAWLVEQGIDTVSLNPDTVIDTWLYLAEAHG; encoded by the coding sequence GTGCAGCAATACGTACTCTGGTATCAGGAATTAGGCATGGGTGACGTCAACTTGGTTGGCGGTAAAAATGCTTCTCTTGGCGAGATGATCAGCAATCTAGCTAATGCCGGTGTTCAAGTACCTGGCGGATTTGCGACTACTTCTTATGCGTTCAATGAGTTCCTTGAACAAAGTGGAGTAAACCAGAAGATTTATGACATCCTAGCAACATTGGATGTAGATGATGTCAATGCACTGGCACAAGTAGGTGCACAGATCAGACAATGGGTTATCGATACCCCGTTCCAACCAGCTCTAGAGCAAGCGATTCGTGAAGCTTACGACAAACTTGCCGCTGAAACGAGCGATGCATCATTCGCGGTGCGTTCTTCTGCTACCGCAGAAGACATGCCAGATGCTTCTTTTGCTGGTCAGCAAGAAACCTTCTTAAACGTGAAAGGATTTGACTCAGTACTCGTGGCGATTAAGCACGTGTTCGCGTCACTCTTTAACGACCGTGCCATTTCATACCGTGTTCACCAAGGTTATGAGCACCACGGTGTTGCCCTGTCGGCCGGCGTACAACGCATGGTTCGTTCAGACAAAGCGGCATCAGGTGTGATGTTCACCATGGACACTGAATCAGGCAATAACGATGTAGTGTTTATCACTTCATCTTTCGGTCTGGGTGAAATGGTTGTTCAAGGTGCGGTAAACCCTGACGAATTCTATGTTCACAAACCTATCCTCACTCAAGGCCATAAAGCCGTTGTTCGCCGTAATATCGGTAGCAAGCTCATCCAGATGGTGTATTCCGATGACGCTTCTCACGGCAAACAAGTGAAAATTGAAGACGTTGCGGCTGAAAAACGTCGTCAATTCTCCATCAACGACGCCGAAGTGATGGAACTGGCTAAACAAGCTATGGTTATCGAAAAACACTACGGTCGTCCAATGGACATCGAGTGGGCAAAAGACGGTAACGATGGCAAACTCTATATCGTTCAAGCGCGTCCAGAAACGGTTCGTAGCCGTGAAGACGTACAATTAATTGAACGTTACCACTTAAAGAGCCGTGGCGCGGTGATCTCTGAAGGTCGTGCTATCGGTCATAAAGTCGGTTCAGGTGTGGCTAAGGTATTAACCTCTATCGCGGATATGGATCAAATCCAACCTGGTGATGTGTTAGTGACCGACATGACTGACCCAGATTGGGAACCTATCATGAAGCGCGCTAGCGCCATCGTGACTAACCGTGGCGGTCGTACCTGTCACGCGGCGATTATTGCCCGTGAATTAGGCGTACCTGCGGTAGTAGGTTGTGGTGACGTGACCGACCGTATCAAGAATGGTCAGTTAGTGACTGTTTCTTGCGCCGAAGGTGACACTGGTTACATCTACGAAGGTAAGCAAGAGTTCGAAGTGGTGTCTAATCGCGTTGACGCTCTGCCTGCATTACCGATGAAAATAATGATGAACGTGGGTAACCCAGATCGCGCCTTTGACTTCGCTCGTTTACCAAACGAAGGTGTGGGTCTAGCGCGTTTAGAGTTCATCATCAACCGCATGATCGGTATTCACCCGAAAGCGCTGCTTGAATTCAACCAACAAGACGCTGCGCTGCAGGAAGAAATCAACGAGATGATCGCAGGTTACGACTCTCCAGTTGAGTTCTACATTGCCCGCTTAGTCGAAGGTATCGCCTCAATCGGTTCTGCTTTCTATCCGAAGAAAGTGATCGTGCGTATGTCAGACTTCAAGTCTAACGAATACGCGAACTTAGTGGGTGGTGACCGTTACGAGCCAGAGGAAGAAAACCCAATGTTGGGCTTCCGTGGTGCAAGCCGTTATATCTCTGAATCATTCCGTGATTGTTTCGCGTTAGAATGTGAAGCGATTAAGCGTGTGCGTAACGAGATGGGTCTGAAAAACGTTGAAGTGATGATCCCATTCGTCCGTACCGTGAAAGAAGCCGAGCAAGTGATTGAACTGCTGAAAGAGCAGGGCTTAGAGCGTGGTAAAGATGGTCTACGCGTCATCATGATGTGTGAAGTACCGTCAAACGCGCTGTTAGCGGACCAATTCCTTGAGCACTTCGATGGTTTCTCTATCGGCTCAAACGACTTAACTCAGCTATCACTCGGTCTTGACCGTGACTCAGGCATCATCAGCCACCTGTTCGATGAGCGTAACGAAGCCGTTAAGATCCTGCTGTCTATGGCCATTAAAGCGGCTAAGGCGAAGGGCGCTTACATCGGTATCTGTGGTCAAGGACCTTCAGATCACGCCGATTTCGCAGCTTGGTTAGTTGAACAAGGCATCGATACTGTATCGTTAAACCCTGATACAGTGATTGATACTTGGTTATATTTAGCCGAAGCACACGGTTGA
- a CDS encoding acyl-CoA thioesterase codes for MPNSLDSSRPAFSDAIEQRINQSEARVIKAVFPSITNHHNTLFGGEALAWMDETAFIAATRFCRKTLVTVSSDRIDFKKPIPAGTLAELIARVIHVGNTSLKVEVNIFVEDMYQDHREHAIRGVFTFVAVDEQRHPTQVWTAE; via the coding sequence ATGCCAAACTCGCTCGACTCTAGCCGCCCCGCCTTTTCTGATGCCATCGAACAACGGATCAATCAATCCGAAGCGCGGGTGATCAAGGCGGTATTCCCGTCTATCACCAATCACCACAACACCTTATTCGGTGGCGAAGCGTTAGCCTGGATGGATGAAACCGCCTTTATTGCGGCGACTCGCTTTTGCCGTAAAACCTTAGTGACCGTCAGCTCCGATAGAATCGACTTTAAAAAACCAATCCCAGCCGGCACCTTAGCCGAACTCATCGCCCGCGTGATCCATGTGGGTAATACCTCGTTAAAGGTGGAAGTGAATATTTTCGTCGAAGACATGTATCAAGATCATCGCGAGCATGCGATCCGCGGCGTATTCACCTTTGTTGCGGTTGACGAACAACGCCACCCAACTCAGGTGTGGACCGCTGAATAA
- a CDS encoding DUF1285 domain-containing protein produces the protein MEKHTDNVIDTLQEFINKPTPEDIVIPPTALCSEVALFRIQLSGDWLYQNSPLPTKFAKLFASILHGIDGEHFLITPVEKVRVEVEDAPLVIVDYVKNDIAPSLMLKSSIGTEHQIADLKRLKLTDFGIYLPLERGLWGKLSRACYYNFVNEFNLSDDQGADA, from the coding sequence ATGGAAAAGCACACGGACAATGTTATCGACACGCTACAGGAATTCATCAACAAGCCAACGCCGGAGGACATCGTCATACCGCCAACGGCGCTGTGTAGTGAAGTTGCGCTATTTCGTATCCAGCTTTCCGGTGACTGGTTATATCAAAACAGCCCATTACCGACCAAGTTTGCAAAGTTATTTGCCAGTATTTTACATGGCATCGATGGCGAGCATTTTCTGATCACGCCAGTCGAGAAGGTGCGAGTTGAGGTGGAAGATGCGCCATTGGTGATTGTCGATTACGTGAAGAATGACATAGCACCTAGTTTGATGCTCAAAAGCAGTATCGGGACTGAACATCAGATTGCCGATCTCAAACGACTAAAGCTTACCGACTTTGGGATTTATCTGCCCCTAGAGCGCGGGCTATGGGGAAAATTAAGCCGCGCCTGTTACTATAATTTTGTGAATGAATTCAATTTATCCGACGACCAAGGGGCGGATGCATAA
- the cysB gene encoding HTH-type transcriptional regulator CysB — MKLQQLRYIAEVVKHNLNVSATAENLYTSQPGISKQVRMLEDELGIQIFGRSGKHLTHVTPAGQQVINIANDILGKVESIKKVSEEYTKPDQGELNIATTDTQARYALPHIIRQFIDRYPKVNLHMHQGTPSQISEQAARGDADFAIATEAMHLYSDLIMLPCYHWNRSVVVPKDHPLATRTHISIEDLARFPLVTYVFGFDRASEIEKAFNRANLEPRVVFSATSADVLKTYVRLGLGVGVIASMAIDPNIDKDLVAIDAGHLFAHSTTKIGFRKGSFLRSYMYDFIQHFAPHLTRDVVEKAVALRDQQLIDEMFADKNLPMR; from the coding sequence ATGAAACTGCAACAGCTCAGGTATATTGCTGAGGTCGTCAAACACAACCTTAACGTATCGGCCACAGCGGAAAATTTATATACCTCACAACCTGGGATCAGTAAGCAAGTTCGCATGTTGGAAGATGAGTTGGGTATCCAGATTTTTGGACGCAGTGGTAAGCATTTGACCCATGTGACACCCGCCGGACAGCAGGTGATTAATATCGCCAACGATATCTTAGGCAAAGTCGAAAGCATTAAAAAAGTTTCCGAAGAATATACTAAGCCCGATCAAGGCGAGTTGAATATCGCCACCACGGATACGCAGGCGCGTTATGCGTTACCCCATATTATTCGCCAATTCATCGACCGCTATCCTAAAGTCAACCTACATATGCACCAAGGCACGCCATCGCAGATCAGCGAACAAGCGGCACGCGGTGATGCTGACTTTGCGATTGCCACCGAAGCGATGCACTTGTATTCCGACCTAATCATGTTGCCCTGTTACCATTGGAACCGCTCGGTTGTGGTCCCCAAAGATCATCCATTGGCGACCCGCACCCATATCAGTATCGAAGATTTAGCCCGTTTCCCATTAGTCACTTATGTGTTTGGTTTTGACCGTGCATCGGAGATTGAAAAAGCCTTTAACCGCGCCAACCTCGAGCCGCGGGTGGTCTTTAGTGCGACCAGCGCCGATGTGCTCAAAACCTATGTACGTTTAGGCTTAGGGGTTGGGGTGATTGCGTCTATGGCGATAGACCCTAATATCGATAAAGACTTAGTTGCCATTGATGCGGGCCATTTATTTGCCCACAGTACGACTAAGATCGGTTTTAGAAAGGGCAGCTTCTTACGAAGTTATATGTATGATTTTATTCAACACTTTGCGCCGCATTTAACCCGTGATGTGGTTGAAAAGGCCGTGGCATTACGCGATCAACAACTTATTGATGAAATGTTTGCTGATAAAAATCTGCCAATGCGTTGA
- the ppsR gene encoding posphoenolpyruvate synthetase regulatory kinase/phosphorylase PpsR, which yields MAPKVFYISDGTAITAEVFGHAVLSQFPLEFESLTIPFVETLAKAENVKRQINDCFITTGERPLVFHSIVKPEIRDIIYSSEGLDYDFLNTFVAPLEQHLGVSASPVLHRTHGKANHGYEARIDAINFAMDNDDGQTMKHMDQADLILLGVSRCGKTPSSLYLSMQFGIKAANYPFTEDDMDNLKLPEALKRNKKKLFGLTIDPVRLHEIRQSRMENSRYSSLKQCRLEVKEVEMMFKRERIPYIDTTNHSVEEIATKILDVTGLERHMF from the coding sequence ATGGCACCAAAGGTATTTTACATCTCCGACGGGACAGCGATCACAGCTGAGGTTTTTGGGCATGCAGTACTCTCGCAATTTCCATTAGAATTTGAGTCACTTACAATTCCATTTGTTGAAACATTGGCAAAAGCCGAGAACGTTAAACGACAAATTAATGATTGTTTTATTACAACAGGTGAAAGGCCGTTAGTGTTCCATTCGATCGTAAAACCTGAAATTCGGGACATTATTTATTCGAGTGAAGGTCTCGATTACGATTTTTTAAATACCTTCGTTGCACCACTTGAACAACATTTAGGCGTTAGCGCCTCTCCGGTGTTACATCGCACCCACGGGAAAGCTAATCACGGCTACGAAGCCCGTATCGATGCCATCAATTTTGCGATGGACAATGACGATGGCCAAACCATGAAACACATGGATCAGGCCGATTTAATCCTACTTGGCGTGTCTCGCTGCGGTAAAACCCCATCTAGCCTCTATTTATCGATGCAATTTGGCATTAAAGCGGCCAACTATCCGTTCACTGAAGACGATATGGATAACCTGAAACTACCTGAAGCGTTAAAACGCAATAAGAAAAAGTTGTTCGGCTTAACCATTGATCCGGTGCGCTTACACGAGATTCGCCAAAGCCGCATGGAAAACAGCCGCTACTCGTCCTTAAAGCAGTGTCGTTTAGAGGTAAAAGAAGTCGAGATGATGTTTAAACGTGAACGTATTCCTTATATCGACACCACCAACCACTCGGTCGAAGAAATCGCCACTAAAATTTTGGACGTGACAGGCTTAGAACGTCATATGTTTTAG
- the ydiJ gene encoding D-2-hydroxyglutarate dehydrogenase YdiJ, with translation MLPLLSHQQTLEPVYLAYLDALAQSGYAGDIDKRYSARLVQATDNSVYQFLPQAVLYPKHQKDIQIALSLAAKAEFVGVTFSARGGGTGTNGQSLTHGLILDVSRYMNRVLEVNPEQGWVRVEAGVVKDALNDALRPHGYFFSPDLSTSNRATIGGMINTDASGAGSLVYGKTSDHVLALRSILIDGSVFDTRPLDAGLLCNPDNVSDNPLGQKLISAIAEVCREKRALIEQQFPKLNRFLTGYDLKNVWNNGLTQFDLSRILTGSEGTLAVITEAKLNITPLPSEQAMVNIKYDSFQSALRHAPSLVAARATVVETVDSKVLNLAREDIVWHSVSDLIQEVPGKVIDGLNMVEFAGDAAEVSEKLAALEAVLIEQISRGECGVVGYQVTQDKASIEKIYGMRKKAVGLLGATKGRRKPIAFAEDTAVPPEMLADYIMEFRALLDSHNLQYGMFGHVDAGVLHVRPALDMCDVEDEKLLRVISDQVAALTLKYGGLMWGEHGKGVRGEYGPSVFGDELYGVLQDIKGLFDPDNRLNPGKLVAPKQAGGLCFDVDSTKRGKFDRQIPVEVRDAYPDVMNCNGNGLCFNYSSFSPMCPSFKVTGDRVQSPKGRAGLMREWLRLLESEGVDVNALARAKPLGILQRMQNTINAKRDYDYSHEVMESLKGCLACKACSSQCPVKVDVPKFRAQFFNIYYQRYLRPAKDYLVAGIEDSLPLMAAAPRLTNFASQNPLSQWVIKKAIGYVDAPALSVPTLKQRLDGHASRGYDLAALQAIPADERAKFVLVVQDPFNSFYDAGLVYRFIQLIETLGLKPVLLPFKPNGKPTHIKGFLDKFAKTAQSSADFLNQVHKLGMPMVGIDPALVLCYRDEYKEILGANRGAFEVKLANEWLLSILQDIPTKAMQDKQFTWFSHCTESTAKPNTANEWSKIFTHFGAKLTAVNLGCCGMAGTYGHEAENLERSKALFDMSWKDTLSKIDASQVLVSGYSCRSQVKRFAGYKPKHPLEALLELVKA, from the coding sequence ATGTTACCTCTGTTATCACACCAACAAACGTTAGAACCTGTCTATCTGGCCTATCTTGATGCCTTAGCGCAAAGTGGCTACGCCGGTGATATCGATAAGCGCTACAGCGCGCGCCTCGTGCAGGCCACGGATAACTCCGTATACCAATTTTTGCCGCAGGCGGTGCTTTATCCTAAGCATCAAAAAGATATTCAAATCGCTTTGTCGCTGGCGGCAAAAGCAGAATTTGTGGGTGTGACTTTTAGTGCCAGAGGCGGCGGTACGGGCACCAATGGCCAATCGCTGACCCACGGCTTGATCCTAGATGTGTCGCGCTACATGAATCGCGTATTGGAAGTGAACCCTGAGCAGGGTTGGGTACGCGTCGAGGCGGGTGTCGTCAAAGATGCCCTAAACGATGCGCTGCGTCCCCACGGCTATTTCTTCAGCCCCGATCTCTCAACCTCAAACCGTGCCACTATCGGCGGCATGATTAATACCGATGCCTCGGGCGCGGGATCCTTAGTTTACGGTAAAACCTCAGATCATGTGCTAGCGCTACGCAGCATATTGATTGATGGCAGTGTGTTCGACACGCGTCCCCTTGACGCGGGTCTGTTATGTAACCCGGATAACGTGAGCGATAATCCGCTCGGGCAAAAACTGATTTCTGCGATTGCCGAAGTGTGCCGCGAGAAGCGTGCGCTGATCGAACAACAATTCCCTAAGCTCAATCGTTTCTTAACCGGATATGACTTAAAGAATGTCTGGAACAACGGCTTAACCCAGTTCGATCTCTCGCGCATTTTAACGGGGTCTGAAGGCACGCTGGCGGTGATCACCGAGGCGAAACTCAACATTACGCCACTGCCGAGTGAACAGGCGATGGTGAACATTAAGTATGATTCTTTCCAGTCTGCACTGCGCCATGCGCCTTCCTTAGTGGCGGCGCGGGCCACTGTGGTCGAAACCGTGGACTCAAAAGTGCTTAACCTTGCCCGTGAGGACATTGTTTGGCATTCGGTATCAGACCTTATTCAAGAAGTGCCGGGTAAAGTGATCGATGGCCTCAATATGGTCGAGTTTGCAGGTGATGCCGCTGAGGTGAGCGAAAAGCTTGCGGCACTCGAAGCCGTGCTGATCGAACAAATCAGCCGTGGTGAGTGTGGTGTGGTCGGTTATCAAGTCACTCAAGATAAGGCCAGCATTGAGAAAATCTACGGCATGCGTAAAAAAGCCGTGGGTCTACTCGGTGCCACCAAGGGACGTCGCAAACCCATTGCGTTTGCCGAAGATACAGCGGTGCCGCCCGAAATGCTCGCCGATTATATTATGGAGTTCCGTGCGCTACTCGATAGTCACAATTTGCAATACGGCATGTTTGGCCATGTGGATGCGGGCGTTTTGCACGTGCGGCCCGCGCTGGATATGTGCGATGTCGAAGATGAAAAGCTGCTGAGGGTGATTTCTGATCAAGTCGCGGCGCTGACACTCAAATATGGCGGCCTGATGTGGGGCGAGCACGGTAAGGGCGTGCGCGGCGAATATGGTCCATCGGTATTTGGTGACGAGCTTTATGGTGTGCTGCAAGACATTAAAGGCCTATTTGACCCTGATAATAGGCTCAACCCAGGTAAATTAGTGGCGCCCAAGCAAGCGGGTGGCCTGTGTTTTGATGTGGACAGTACCAAGCGCGGCAAGTTTGACCGGCAAATTCCGGTCGAAGTGCGCGATGCCTATCCCGATGTGATGAACTGTAACGGTAACGGCCTGTGCTTTAACTACAGCAGTTTCTCACCTATGTGTCCGTCATTTAAAGTGACGGGGGACAGAGTTCAGTCGCCTAAAGGTCGCGCGGGCTTAATGCGTGAGTGGCTGCGTTTGCTTGAATCCGAAGGCGTCGATGTCAATGCGCTGGCCAGAGCCAAACCCTTAGGCATTTTGCAGCGCATGCAAAATACCATCAATGCGAAGCGCGATTATGATTATTCCCACGAAGTGATGGAATCACTGAAGGGTTGTTTAGCCTGTAAAGCTTGCTCGAGCCAATGTCCAGTGAAAGTGGATGTACCTAAATTTAGGGCGCAATTCTTTAATATTTATTATCAACGTTATCTGCGCCCGGCTAAAGATTATCTGGTGGCGGGCATCGAGGACAGTTTGCCTCTTATGGCGGCGGCGCCAAGGTTGACCAATTTTGCCTCGCAGAATCCGCTCAGCCAATGGGTGATCAAAAAAGCTATCGGCTATGTTGATGCGCCAGCGCTGTCGGTGCCGACATTGAAACAACGACTCGATGGTCATGCGAGTCGCGGTTATGATCTGGCGGCATTACAGGCTATCCCCGCCGATGAGCGGGCAAAGTTTGTGTTAGTGGTGCAAGATCCGTTTAACAGTTTTTACGATGCAGGCTTGGTGTATCGTTTTATCCAACTGATTGAAACATTAGGATTAAAGCCCGTTTTATTACCCTTTAAACCCAATGGTAAACCCACTCATATCAAGGGCTTCTTGGATAAATTTGCCAAAACGGCGCAGTCGAGCGCGGATTTCTTAAACCAAGTGCATAAGTTGGGCATGCCTATGGTGGGTATCGATCCCGCCTTAGTGCTCTGTTATCGCGATGAGTATAAAGAAATCTTAGGGGCGAATCGCGGCGCGTTTGAGGTGAAACTGGCTAACGAATGGCTCCTTAGCATACTGCAGGATATTCCCACTAAGGCCATGCAAGATAAACAATTTACTTGGTTTAGCCATTGCACTGAGTCTACGGCCAAGCCGAATACCGCCAATGAGTGGAGCAAAATCTTCACTCACTTTGGCGCTAAATTAACGGCGGTGAATTTGGGCTGTTGTGGCATGGCGGGCACCTACGGCCATGAGGCTGAGAATCTTGAGCGTTCTAAGGCCTTGTTTGATATGTCGTGGAAAGACACTTTAAGCAAGATAGACGCGTCGCAGGTGTTAGTCTCGGGCTATTCATGTCGCAGCCAAGTGAAACGTTTCGCTGGGTATAAGCCAAAACATCCATTAGAGGCTTTATTGGAGCTTGTTAAGGCTTAA
- a CDS encoding response regulator transcription factor, whose protein sequence is MKLENLNIIIADDHPLFRNALRQALSSAFEHTQWYEADSADALQSVLDSQTVNYDLVLLDLQMPGSHGYSTLIHLRSHYPELPVVVISAHEDINTISRAIHYGGSGFIPKSASMETLKEALTAVLFGDIWLPAGAEIIPIEDDDTDKMANKLSDLTPQQYKVLQMFAEGLLNKQIAYDLGVSEATIKAHATAIFRKLGVRNRTQAVIALGQLEMDKVDLT, encoded by the coding sequence ATGAAGCTAGAAAACTTAAATATAATTATTGCCGATGACCATCCATTGTTTCGAAATGCACTACGTCAAGCCCTCAGTAGCGCTTTTGAGCACACCCAATGGTATGAGGCCGACAGTGCAGATGCGTTGCAGTCAGTGTTAGATTCACAAACTGTGAATTACGATTTGGTTTTGCTGGATCTGCAAATGCCTGGCTCCCATGGCTATTCGACGCTTATCCACCTTCGCTCCCACTACCCTGAACTGCCAGTGGTAGTGATTTCGGCCCATGAGGATATCAATACTATTAGCCGTGCTATCCATTATGGCGGCAGTGGTTTTATTCCTAAATCAGCCTCGATGGAAACCTTAAAAGAAGCGCTCACCGCCGTATTATTTGGGGATATCTGGTTACCTGCTGGCGCCGAAATCATCCCGATTGAAGATGATGATACGGATAAGATGGCGAATAAACTCTCCGACCTGACACCACAGCAATATAAAGTGCTGCAGATGTTCGCTGAGGGCTTGCTCAATAAGCAAATCGCCTATGACTTAGGTGTGTCTGAAGCCACCATCAAAGCCCACGCCACCGCGATTTTTAGAAAGCTGGGTGTCCGTAATCGTACACAAGCCGTCATTGCCTTAGGTCAGCTTGAAATGGATAAAGTGGATTTGACCTAA
- a CDS encoding 3-deoxy-7-phosphoheptulonate synthase: MTIKTDELRTSLLAKVISPAQLASEYPLTQDAADYLVQQRREVEAIIMGEDQRLLVIIGPCSIHDTQAALDYARRLAVLHQELKDDLCILMRVYFEKPRTIVGWKGLISDPDLDGSFEPNKGLRIARELLQQITELKLPIATEFLDMVNGQYIADLITWGAIGARTTESQVHREMASALSCPVGFKNGTDGNINIAVDAVRAAKVPHIFYSPDKDGAMSVYRTHGNPYGHIILRGGKKPNYFEQDIEEARLKLESVNVTPRMVVDFSHGNSEKNHLKQLVVADNIMAQMRAGSTAIAGVMAESFLQEGNQKVVEGQPLCYGQSITDACLHWDDSEKLLRDLAKASRDRRELLGK; this comes from the coding sequence ATGACCATTAAAACAGACGAATTACGCACTTCCTTATTAGCTAAAGTCATCTCACCTGCACAACTGGCATCTGAGTACCCGTTAACCCAAGATGCAGCCGATTATCTCGTTCAGCAACGTCGTGAAGTCGAAGCCATTATTATGGGCGAAGATCAACGCCTATTAGTGATCATTGGCCCCTGCTCTATCCATGACACTCAAGCCGCCCTCGACTACGCTCGCCGTTTAGCCGTATTGCACCAAGAGTTGAAGGACGATCTCTGCATTTTAATGCGCGTGTATTTTGAAAAACCACGCACTATCGTCGGTTGGAAGGGGTTAATCTCCGATCCTGATTTAGACGGCAGCTTCGAGCCGAATAAAGGTTTACGTATTGCCCGTGAGTTATTGCAGCAAATCACGGAGCTCAAATTACCGATTGCCACCGAATTTTTAGATATGGTGAACGGTCAATACATTGCCGACCTAATCACCTGGGGCGCTATCGGCGCCCGCACCACCGAAAGCCAAGTCCACCGCGAAATGGCCTCGGCGCTTTCCTGCCCCGTAGGCTTTAAGAACGGTACCGATGGCAATATTAATATCGCCGTCGATGCGGTGCGCGCAGCAAAAGTGCCACATATCTTCTATTCACCGGATAAAGACGGTGCCATGTCTGTCTATCGCACCCATGGTAATCCTTACGGCCACATCATTTTACGTGGTGGTAAAAAGCCGAATTACTTTGAGCAAGACATTGAAGAAGCAAGATTAAAACTTGAGTCCGTCAATGTAACACCACGTATGGTGGTTGATTTTAGCCATGGCAATAGCGAAAAGAATCACCTGAAGCAGTTAGTCGTTGCCGACAATATCATGGCGCAAATGCGCGCGGGCAGCACGGCAATTGCTGGGGTGATGGCCGAAAGTTTCTTACAGGAAGGCAACCAGAAGGTGGTTGAGGGTCAGCCATTATGCTACGGCCAAAGCATCACAGATGCGTGCCTGCATTGGGATGACTCGGAAAAGTTACTGCGCGACCTGGCTAAAGCCTCTCGAGATAGACGTGAGTTGCTCGGTAAATAA
- a CDS encoding MarR family winged helix-turn-helix transcriptional regulator: MNRYESLGYLVSHLNIELQNELDIQLKRYQLDIKLWPVLFALWQEEGITQTELSKRCDVANYTMTRLLDQLQVQGLITRHQELDNRRAFQIFLTDEAKALEQDLIREAERVNEKYLSNLSEEERQQFMRLLNKINRLPSLTEL, encoded by the coding sequence TTGAACCGCTATGAAAGCTTAGGCTATCTTGTTTCCCACTTGAATATTGAGCTGCAAAATGAGCTCGATATACAGCTGAAACGCTATCAGCTCGACATAAAGTTGTGGCCGGTGTTGTTTGCGCTTTGGCAGGAGGAGGGGATCACTCAGACCGAGCTGTCTAAGCGTTGCGATGTGGCCAACTATACCATGACCCGTCTGCTCGATCAGTTGCAGGTTCAAGGATTGATCACCCGTCACCAAGAGCTCGATAACCGCCGAGCATTCCAGATTTTCCTCACCGATGAGGCTAAGGCGCTGGAGCAGGATTTGATCCGTGAGGCCGAGCGCGTCAATGAGAAATACCTGTCCAATCTCAGCGAAGAGGAGCGCCAGCAGTTTATGCGCTTACTCAATAAGATAAATCGTTTACCTTCACTCACAGAGCTGTAA